TGCGGCTGGTGGCCAAGCTCCCCACGCTGGCCGCGTTCGCGTACCGCCACACGCAGGGGCTGCCGTACGTGTATCCCGACAACCAGCTGTCGTTCACCGGTAACTTCCTCCAGATGATGTTCCGGATGAGCGAGCGCGAGTACGTGCCCAACCCGGTGCTCGAGCGCGCGCTGGACGTGCTGTTCATCCTGCACCTGGACCACGAGCAGAACTGCAGCACCAGCGCCATGCGCAACGTGGGGAGCTCGCACGCCGACCCGTACGTGTCGGTGGCGGCGGCTGCGGCGGCGCTCTACGGCCCGCTGCACGGCGGCGCCAACGAGCAGGTGCTGCGGATGCTCACCGAGATCGGCAGCGAGGAGCGCGTCCCCGAGTTCGTGGACCGGGCCAAGCGCGGCGAGTTCCGGCTGATGGGATTCGGCCACCGCGTGTACAAGAACTACGACCCGCGCGCGAAGATCCTGCGGGCGATGGCGAACGACGTGCTCGAGGTGACGGGAAGCAGCCCGCTGCTGGACCTGGCCATGGAGCTGGAGCGGATCGCGCTCGAGGACGAGTACTTCGTGAGCCGCAAGCTGTACCCGAACGTGGACTTCTACTCGGGGATCATCTACCGGGCGATGGGCTTCCCGGTGGACATGTTCCCGGTGCTGTTCGCGATCCCGCGCGTGGCCGGATGGCTGGCGCAGTGGAAGGAGCTGCTCGAGGACCCGGAGCAGAAGATCACGCGCCCGCGCCAGATCTACACCGGCTACGACGAGCGCCACTTCGTCCCGCTCGCCGGTCGCGGCGAGGCGGCGGCGGCCGAGTCGCTCGACAGCTGGATCCCGCTCACCGCGCGGTGACGGCCGGTTCTCACGCGGAGACGCGGAGCCGCGGAGGGATGCTTCCTCCGCGGCTCCGCGTTATTGCATTGAGATGAGATTTTCCCGACGATGCGAGTGAACTCGCGGCCTCGCGGCTACAACCACACGCAGTCCGCCTCCGCGGACTTCAATTCGCCTCGGGGAAAGCATCCGCACCACCACCAGACGTCATCCTGAGCGGCCAGACCGTCATCACGTCGGCGAAAATGGCTGCAGCCCGAAGGATCTTTGATCTCCCCCGCACCGCCGCCCGGCATCGCGGTCCAATCCCCATCTGCCGACC
Above is a genomic segment from Longimicrobium sp. containing:
- a CDS encoding citrate synthase — protein: MPDTLTLTDNRTGKTVELPVEHGTYPEYGSFIRGPELKQLKTGPGDFGLLSYDPAYMNTASCRSAITFIDGDRGILRYRGYPIEELAEKSTYLESAYLTIFGELPTKEQLDDWTTQVTNHTYVHESIKKFMDGFHYDAHPMGMLVSTVAALSTFYPEARNIADPGVRLQQIVRLVAKLPTLAAFAYRHTQGLPYVYPDNQLSFTGNFLQMMFRMSEREYVPNPVLERALDVLFILHLDHEQNCSTSAMRNVGSSHADPYVSVAAAAAALYGPLHGGANEQVLRMLTEIGSEERVPEFVDRAKRGEFRLMGFGHRVYKNYDPRAKILRAMANDVLEVTGSSPLLDLAMELERIALEDEYFVSRKLYPNVDFYSGIIYRAMGFPVDMFPVLFAIPRVAGWLAQWKELLEDPEQKITRPRQIYTGYDERHFVPLAGRGEAAAAESLDSWIPLTAR